The proteins below come from a single Thunnus thynnus chromosome 10, fThuThy2.1, whole genome shotgun sequence genomic window:
- the rspo1 gene encoding R-spondin-1, whose protein sequence is MQLGLVALAMVFLSSMGHSDALKLSKARRQRRVSTEGPPSCPKGCERCSEYNGCIKCKPKLFIFLERNDIRQIGVCLASCPMGYFGMRNPEGNNRCTQCKIDNCEACFNRNFCTKCKEGLYSHSGRCYVSCPPGHRTVNETMECVGQRAAECELGEWSQWGSCMKKNKTCGFKKGSQSRVRVPLPPVHSPDTSPAFVPSQTCTPQTERKKCVVPKTPCAKERKNKGDRQDDTNRRERENVRGRGREGKDGGKGGGGAGGGGGGAGGGGGAGGGGGGGGKKRKGQSRTTTAASITTSSVT, encoded by the exons ATGCAGCTGGGACTGGTGGCGCTGGCAATGGTCTTTCTCAGCTCCATGGGTCACAGCGATGCTCTGAAGCTCTCTAAGGCGAGAAGGCAGAGACGGG TTAGTACTGAGGGGCCACCATCTTGCCCCAAAGGCTGTGAGAGATGCTCTGAGTATAATGGCTGCATTAAATGTAAGCCCAAGCTCTTCATCTTCCTGGAGCGCAATGACATCCGTCAGATAGGCGTATGCCTCGCCTCCTGCCCCATGGGATACTTTGGCATGAGGAACCCAGAAGGCAACAACAGATGCACCC AATGTAAAATAGACAATTGTGAAGCGTGTTTCAATCGcaatttttgcacaaaatgtaaGGAGGGCTTGTATTCACACAGTGGGCGATGTTATGTCAGCTGCCCTCCTGGCCACCGCACCGTCAATGAGACCATGGAGTGCGTCG GTCAGCGTGCTGCAGAGTGCGAACTGGGCGAGTGGAGCCAATGGGGTTCCTGTAtgaagaagaataaaacatgtgGATTTAAGAAAGGCTCACAGTCTAGGGTTCGTGTACCCCTTCCACCGGTCCACAGCCCGGACACCTCCCCGGCCTTTGTACCCTCACAGACCTGCActccacagacagagagaaaaaagtgcGTCGTGCCCAAGACACCCTGTGCGAAAG agAGGAAGAATAAGGGAGACCGACAAGATGAtacaaacaggagagagagggagaatgtgCGTGGACGAGGACGAGAGGGCAAAGACGGTGgtaaaggaggagggggagcaggaggaggaggagggggagcaggaggaggaggaggagcaggaggaggaggaggaggaggggggaagaagagaaaaggccAGAGCAGGACCACCACTGCTGCCAGCATTACAACCAGCTCTGTCACCTAA